A single genomic interval of Selenobaculum gibii harbors:
- a CDS encoding PH domain-containing protein, which yields MLKEMIKYQLEELNYSDIEINKILKYGGLPKAEKILFEKEKILFLDFATYTKDPLAVCLFSDDMLIVTDKRIIILLKRLLGTLVHEFPIKNIQSINYAGNHDNVIHISTLKDTYTIVVKKEKINEVKHILYEMQ from the coding sequence ATGTTAAAAGAAATGATTAAATATCAACTAGAAGAATTAAATTATTCAGATATAGAAATTAACAAAATATTAAAATATGGAGGACTTCCTAAGGCTGAAAAAATTTTATTTGAAAAAGAAAAGATATTATTTCTTGATTTTGCTACATATACAAAAGACCCATTGGCAGTATGCCTGTTTAGTGATGATATGTTAATTGTAACGGATAAGAGAATTATTATTTTATTAAAGAGACTTTTGGGAACATTAGTACATGAATTTCCAATAAAAAATATTCAGTCAATAAACTATGCAGGAAATCATGACAATGTAATACATATAAGTACACTTAAAGATACTTATACAATTGTAGTAAAAAAAGAAAAAATAAATGAGGTAAAACACATTTTATATGAAATGCAATAG
- a CDS encoding zinc ribbon domain-containing protein: MFCENCGKEIAEDMNFCAKCGARKVEKGNVNSVIEEIRENELDSSVDNLNSLEVQEVKEYKFDKEGFVFLWVMPKRERTCITIKGNDLSSRQHNEVMFIKYSKKNLDLSVNDITGVSVEKVFSWKWVILGVVGLLATVAGGNLVAAILAIMALLFIKQKKVVIFSKVGQIAFSCSATVMDEVKELTKHLKRINSNIDIRID, translated from the coding sequence ATGTTTTGTGAGAATTGCGGAAAAGAAATAGCTGAGGATATGAATTTTTGTGCGAAGTGTGGAGCTAGGAAAGTTGAAAAGGGGAATGTAAATAGTGTGATAGAAGAAATCAGGGAAAATGAGTTGGATTCAAGTGTAGACAATTTAAATTCACTAGAAGTCCAAGAAGTAAAAGAGTATAAATTCGATAAAGAAGGATTTGTATTTCTTTGGGTAATGCCGAAAAGGGAACGTACCTGTATAACCATTAAAGGGAATGACCTATCTTCAAGACAACATAACGAGGTTATGTTTATAAAATATTCAAAGAAAAATTTAGATTTAAGCGTTAATGATATCACTGGAGTATCTGTAGAAAAAGTTTTTTCTTGGAAATGGGTTATACTGGGGGTTGTTGGATTACTTGCAACAGTAGCAGGCGGAAACTTGGTGGCAGCTATACTAGCAATTATGGCGCTGCTTTTCATAAAACAAAAAAAGGTTGTCATTTTTTCCAAAGTAGGACAGATTGCTTTTTCCTGTAGCGCAACAGTTATGGATGAAGTAAAAGAATTAACGAAACATCTAAAAAGAATTAATTCAAATATAGATATCAGAATTGATTAA
- a CDS encoding helix-turn-helix domain-containing protein, translating into MKSAYKEQMRQIGLNVCYYRRYRKLTQTKLAEQVSISSCYLSQIERGLVKNAVSLPVLMAIADALEIKIEELFKFKDLSNK; encoded by the coding sequence ATGAAATCAGCATATAAAGAGCAAATGCGTCAAATAGGGTTAAATGTTTGCTACTATCGGAGATATAGAAAATTAACACAAACAAAATTAGCAGAACAGGTAAGCATTAGTAGTTGTTATTTATCCCAAATTGAGCGTGGATTAGTAAAAAATGCTGTTTCATTACCTGTGCTTATGGCAATAGCGGATGCTTTAGAAATAAAAATTGAGGAATTATTTAAGTTTAAAGATTTATCTAATAAATGA
- the radC gene encoding RadC family protein yields the protein MESDLEKLSDEELLSTFIQESTANQLIAEYQTIYGVVMHTSAVDAKNTKGLGQSKLHKLACIKELLSRVQKGQSKQITKISSPQDIADYFSDMEDLQQEEFRILMLNTKNHIIGQRLISKGTINASLASPREIFSPAIKLMASHIILVHNHPSSEPSPSAEDKRMTEVVVKAGDIVNIKVLDHVIIGKNTYFSFKEQDLMGSN from the coding sequence ATGGAATCAGATTTAGAAAAATTGTCAGATGAAGAATTGTTAAGTACCTTCATCCAAGAATCTACGGCAAATCAGCTTATTGCAGAATATCAAACGATATATGGTGTTGTCATGCACACATCAGCGGTAGATGCAAAAAATACAAAAGGATTAGGACAAAGTAAGCTACACAAATTAGCATGTATTAAAGAGCTTTTATCACGTGTGCAAAAGGGGCAATCTAAACAAATTACAAAAATCTCATCACCACAAGATATTGCAGACTATTTTAGCGATATGGAAGATTTACAGCAAGAAGAATTTCGCATACTTATGCTAAACACAAAAAATCATATTATTGGTCAAAGACTTATATCTAAAGGCACAATCAATGCGAGTTTAGCATCACCTAGAGAAATCTTTTCCCCGGCAATAAAACTCATGGCAAGTCATATTATCTTAGTCCATAATCATCCTAGTTCAGAACCGTCCCCAAGTGCGGAAGATAAACGGATGACAGAAGTTGTCGTAAAAGCAGGAGATATTGTAAATATCAAAGTTCTCGACCATGTGATAATTGGTAAAAATACATATTTTAGCTTTAAGGAGCAAGATTTAATGGGCAGCAACTAA
- a CDS encoding permease produces MFDFFIEQVLGMKWLANFISNIMISNLGLDVMEPLWGSVHFFIYDTIKIMLLLFTLIFMITYIQSYFPPERTKKILSKFDGITGNIIAALLGTVTPFCSCSSVPIFIGFTRAGLPMGLTFSFLISSPLVDLASMLMLMSFFGVNFSIAYVVVGLVLAVIGGILISMLKLDQEMREYTQPVRELYSESEEFNQRQRLEYAKTDTMLIVKNVYQYILVGVGVGALIHNWVPQEMILAVLGDDNPFGVLIVTMIGVPIYADIFGTLPIAEALYLAGVPAGTILAFMMAVTALSLPSIIMLSNVLKPKLLGVFVGIVAVGILIIGYFFNAFSSSLL; encoded by the coding sequence ATGTTTGATTTTTTTATTGAACAAGTGCTAGGCATGAAGTGGCTAGCAAATTTTATTAGCAATATCATGATAAGCAACTTAGGTCTTGATGTTATGGAACCGTTGTGGGGGAGTGTACATTTCTTTATTTATGATACAATCAAGATCATGCTGCTGCTATTTACTCTGATTTTTATGATCACGTATATTCAATCGTATTTTCCACCAGAACGGACAAAGAAGATTTTGTCTAAATTTGATGGTATTACAGGAAATATTATCGCAGCTTTATTAGGTACAGTTACGCCATTTTGTTCTTGTTCAAGTGTACCAATTTTTATTGGCTTTACTAGAGCGGGACTTCCGATGGGGCTGACGTTTTCATTTTTGATTTCTTCGCCACTCGTTGATTTAGCATCAATGCTGATGTTAATGTCGTTCTTTGGGGTGAACTTCTCGATTGCGTATGTAGTGGTTGGTTTGGTTTTAGCTGTGATTGGTGGAATTTTGATTAGTATGTTGAAACTTGATCAAGAAATGAGAGAATATACGCAGCCGGTTCGTGAGTTATATAGTGAATCAGAAGAGTTTAATCAACGACAACGCCTTGAGTATGCGAAAACGGATACGATGTTAATCGTAAAGAATGTTTATCAATATATCTTAGTTGGGGTTGGGGTAGGTGCATTGATTCATAATTGGGTACCACAAGAGATGATACTAGCGGTTCTTGGCGATGATAATCCATTTGGGGTGTTGATTGTAACAATGATTGGTGTGCCGATTTATGCTGATATTTTTGGAACATTGCCGATAGCTGAAGCTCTTTATTTAGCAGGAGTACCAGCAGGTACGATACTTGCCTTTATGATGGCAGTTACAGCATTATCTTTGCCATCTATTATTATGCTTAGTAATGTGCTTAAACCTAAATTATTAGGGGTATTTGTTGGAATTGTAGCAGTGGGAATCTTGATCATTGGATATTTTTTCAATGCTTTTTCATCGTCGTTATTATAA
- a CDS encoding arsenate reductase ArsC → MKKVAFICVHNSCRSQMAEAFGKVLGLEVMESFSAGTETKPQINQDAVRIMKEIGIDMEISQRSKLLTDIPEVDIVITMGCNVNCPMVKCSHREDWGLDDPSGKGDEEFRKTRNLIKLKIEELVAKIKLEKL, encoded by the coding sequence ATGAAAAAAGTAGCTTTTATTTGTGTACATAATTCTTGTAGGTCGCAGATGGCAGAGGCATTTGGAAAAGTATTGGGGTTAGAAGTTATGGAAAGTTTTTCGGCTGGTACGGAAACAAAACCCCAGATTAACCAAGATGCAGTACGCATCATGAAGGAAATAGGTATTGATATGGAGATTAGTCAACGTTCAAAGCTATTAACGGATATTCCAGAAGTGGATATTGTGATTACAATGGGGTGTAATGTAAATTGTCCGATGGTAAAATGCAGTCATCGTGAAGATTGGGGCTTAGATGATCCATCGGGTAAAGGTGATGAGGAATTTCGAAAAACAAGAAACTTGATTAAATTGAAAATTGAAGAATTGGTTGCAAAAATAAAATTAGAGAAGTTATAA
- a CDS encoding ArsR/SmtB family transcription factor → MEYVDILKGLADANRLAILCYLRNGSKCACEIENLLKISQSATSKQLNRLRLLGLIYAEKKGQWVYYQIAGHIYDKYPFLVQLLEDVDSQYGFSKLGNTVKCND, encoded by the coding sequence ATGGAATATGTTGATATATTAAAAGGTTTAGCGGATGCCAATAGATTAGCAATTTTATGCTATTTGCGAAATGGCAGTAAATGTGCATGTGAGATTGAAAATTTGCTTAAAATATCCCAGTCGGCGACATCGAAGCAGTTAAATAGATTACGATTGCTTGGTTTAATTTATGCAGAAAAAAAAGGACAATGGGTGTATTATCAAATCGCTGGGCATATTTACGATAAATATCCGTTTTTAGTGCAATTATTAGAGGATGTTGATTCACAATATGGCTTTAGTAAGCTAGGAAATACGGTTAAGTGTAATGATTAA